A stretch of Rhododendron vialii isolate Sample 1 chromosome 4a, ASM3025357v1 DNA encodes these proteins:
- the LOC131324589 gene encoding leucine-rich repeat extensin-like protein 3, which produces MRRTHKMFLHLLTLLIILESSELPRVTSTSWAGSKYQIECTMCSACDNPCNSPSPPPPSPPPPPSDPSPPPPSPPSSSSPNCPPPPSAYPYSSPPPPSQPTYYAPPRPPTTGGYYFPPAPYKNYPGPPPPNPIVPYFPFYYYSPPPPSMSESVHLATCSVYTIALFLVSLLCFF; this is translated from the coding sequence ATGAGAAGAACCCACAAAATGTTTCTCCACTTGCTCACACTTCTCATCATCTTAGAATCTTCAGAACTACCAAGAGTGACATCAACTTCATGGGCCGGATCAAAGTACCAGATTGAATGCACAATGTGCTCCGCATGTGACAACCCATGCAACAGCCCCTCACCTCCACCACCTTCTCCGCCTCCGCCGCCGTCGGACCCATCACCGCCCCCGCCGTCCCCACCGTCGAGTTCCTCCCCCAATTGTCCTCCGCCGCCGTCCGCTTACCCTTACTCCTCCCCGCCGCCGCCGTCGCAGCCCACTTACTACGCGCCGCCTCGGCCACCGACTACCGGAGGCTATTACTTCCCACCGGCGCCGTACAAGAATTATCCGGGACCGCCGCCGCCGAACCCAATTGTGCCCTACTTCCCGTTTTACTATTACAGCCCTCCGCCGCCATCTATGTCTGAATCTGTGCACTTAGCCACTTGCTCTGTTTACACAATTGCTCTGTTTCTTGTTAGCTTGCTCTGTTTCTTCTGA